The following are from one region of the Streptomyces tuirus genome:
- a CDS encoding gamma-glutamyltransferase family protein, with the protein MFTSRPTLQGTFGMVSSTHWLASQSAMAVLEGGGNAYDAAVAGAFVLHVVEPHLNGPAGEVPILLAPAGGEVRVLCGQGVAPAGATVAHYRGLGLDLVPGTGPLAAAVPGAFDAWMLLLRDHGTRSLDDVLKYAIGYAEHGHAPVERVGETVETVRELFETEWTSSADVYLPGGKAPRPGELFANPALAATWKRLLAETAGAGDREARIEAARQVWRTGFIADALVRQAGRPTRDTSGERHTGTLTATDLATWSATYETPATYDWNGWTVCKPGPWSQGPVLLQQLALLPPELPRYGSADYVHLLVENCKLAMADREAWYGDAADVPLGDLLSDAYNTARRALVGERAENDLRPGSPGGRSPRLCAHARVAAAAQEGYDAVGAGEPTVAKSPASPVPGEPEIMADGTTRGDTCHLDVVDRWGNMVSATPSGGWLQSNPVVPELGFPLGTRLQMTWLEEGLPNSLTPGRRPRTTLTPSIALRDGVPVMAFGTPGGDQQDQWQLHFLLAVALRARVRGGLDLQGAIDAPNWHNDSFPGSFYPRGMRPGSVTVESRTDPAVVAELRRRGHDVTVGGPWSEGRLCAVARDPETGVLSAAANPRGMQGYAVGR; encoded by the coding sequence ATGTTCACGTCCCGCCCGACCCTCCAGGGCACCTTCGGCATGGTGTCCTCCACCCACTGGCTCGCCTCGCAGTCGGCGATGGCCGTCCTGGAGGGCGGTGGCAACGCCTACGACGCGGCCGTGGCGGGCGCCTTCGTGCTGCATGTCGTCGAGCCGCACCTCAACGGCCCGGCCGGTGAGGTGCCGATCCTGCTCGCGCCGGCCGGCGGTGAGGTGCGGGTGCTGTGCGGGCAGGGCGTCGCACCGGCCGGCGCGACCGTCGCGCACTACCGGGGCCTCGGCCTGGACCTCGTCCCCGGCACCGGGCCGCTCGCCGCCGCCGTACCGGGCGCGTTCGACGCCTGGATGCTGCTGCTGCGCGACCACGGCACCCGGTCCCTCGACGACGTCCTGAAGTACGCCATCGGCTACGCCGAGCACGGGCACGCACCCGTGGAGCGCGTCGGCGAGACCGTGGAGACCGTGCGCGAGCTGTTCGAGACGGAGTGGACCTCGTCGGCGGACGTCTACCTGCCCGGCGGCAAGGCACCGCGCCCCGGCGAGCTCTTCGCCAACCCCGCACTCGCCGCCACCTGGAAGCGCCTGCTCGCCGAGACCGCCGGCGCCGGCGACCGGGAGGCGCGGATCGAGGCCGCCCGGCAGGTGTGGCGCACCGGGTTCATCGCCGACGCCCTCGTCCGCCAGGCCGGCCGCCCCACCAGGGACACCAGCGGAGAACGCCACACCGGCACCCTCACGGCCACCGACCTCGCCACCTGGTCCGCGACCTACGAGACACCGGCGACCTACGACTGGAACGGCTGGACCGTGTGCAAACCCGGCCCCTGGAGCCAGGGCCCGGTCCTCCTCCAGCAGCTCGCCCTGCTTCCGCCCGAGCTGCCCCGTTACGGCTCGGCGGACTACGTCCACCTCCTCGTCGAGAACTGCAAGCTCGCCATGGCCGACCGGGAGGCCTGGTACGGCGACGCCGCCGACGTGCCCCTTGGCGACCTGCTGTCCGACGCGTACAACACGGCCCGCCGCGCCCTCGTCGGCGAGCGGGCCGAGAACGATCTGCGGCCCGGCAGCCCCGGCGGACGCAGCCCCAGGCTGTGCGCGCACGCGCGCGTGGCGGCCGCCGCCCAGGAGGGCTACGACGCCGTGGGCGCCGGCGAACCGACCGTCGCCAAGAGCCCCGCTTCCCCCGTGCCCGGCGAGCCGGAGATTATGGCCGACGGGACCACCCGCGGCGACACCTGCCACCTCGACGTGGTCGACCGCTGGGGCAACATGGTCTCGGCCACGCCCAGCGGCGGCTGGCTCCAGTCCAACCCCGTCGTGCCCGAACTCGGCTTCCCGCTCGGCACCCGGCTCCAGATGACCTGGCTGGAGGAGGGCCTGCCGAACTCCCTGACCCCCGGCCGCCGCCCCCGCACCACCCTGACGCCCTCGATCGCCCTGCGCGACGGCGTGCCCGTCATGGCCTTCGGCACGCCCGGCGGGGACCAGCAGGACCAGTGGCAGCTGCACTTCCTCCTCGCGGTCGCGCTGCGCGCCCGGGTGCGCGGCGGCCTCGACCTCCAGGGCGCGATCGACGCCCCGAACTGGCACAACGACAGCTTCCCCGGATCCTTCTACCCGCGCGGCATGCGCCCGGGCAGCGTGACCGTGGAGTCCCGCACCGACCCGGCCGTCGTCGCGGAGCTGCGGCGCCGCGGCCACGACGTGACCGTGGGCGGCCCCTGGTCGGAGGGCCGGCTGTGCGCGGTCGCCCGGGACCCGGAGACGGGCGTGCTGTCGGCGGCGGCGAATCCGCGCGGGATGCAGGGGTACGCGGTAGGCCGGTGA
- a CDS encoding inositol monophosphatase family protein, whose translation MIDINETIEEFLAEHASDVEEAVRKAAATEIMPRWRQLAAHEVDQKSGPHDLVTDADRKAELYLTEALAALLPGSVVVGEEAVHANPASYEAIRGDAPVWIVDPVDGTRQFVRGEARFCTLVALAHRGTVLASWTYAPARDRLATAQRGKGAHLDGERLFAGVPEPGRDLRVATSHPDYTTDEEKHALLGLRTDGVAPRPCGSAGLEYLALARGELDAVAFSWEAAWDHAAGLLLVEEAGGAHLTLAGEPFRIAGGNALPFTAARDAATARRVQGLLSGAS comes from the coding sequence GTGATCGACATCAACGAAACCATCGAAGAGTTTCTCGCAGAGCACGCCTCCGACGTCGAAGAGGCGGTCCGCAAGGCCGCCGCCACCGAGATCATGCCGCGCTGGCGCCAGCTGGCGGCGCACGAGGTCGACCAGAAGAGCGGCCCGCACGACCTGGTGACCGACGCCGACCGCAAGGCCGAGCTGTACCTGACCGAGGCCCTGGCCGCCCTGCTGCCCGGTTCGGTCGTGGTCGGCGAGGAGGCGGTCCACGCCAACCCCGCGTCGTACGAGGCGATACGCGGCGACGCCCCGGTCTGGATCGTCGACCCGGTCGACGGGACGCGCCAGTTCGTGCGCGGCGAAGCACGGTTCTGCACCCTGGTCGCGCTCGCCCACCGCGGCACCGTGCTCGCGTCCTGGACGTACGCGCCCGCCCGCGACCGGCTCGCCACCGCCCAGCGGGGCAAGGGCGCCCACCTCGACGGGGAGCGGCTGTTCGCCGGAGTGCCGGAGCCCGGCCGGGACCTGCGCGTGGCCACCTCCCACCCCGACTACACGACGGACGAGGAGAAGCACGCCCTGCTCGGCCTGCGCACCGACGGGGTGGCACCGCGTCCGTGCGGCTCGGCCGGCCTGGAGTACCTCGCCCTCGCCCGGGGAGAGCTGGACGCCGTCGCGTTCTCCTGGGAGGCCGCCTGGGACCACGCGGCCGGTCTGCTCCTGGTCGAGGAGGCCGGTGGAGCGCACCTGACTCTCGCGGGGGAGCCGTTCCGTATCGCGGGCGGCAACGCCCTGCCCTTCACCGCCGCGCGCGACGCGGCCACGGCCCGCCGGGTGCAGGGCCTGCTGTCGGGCGCGTCATAG
- a CDS encoding phytoene desaturase family protein, which produces MLDAVVVGAGPNGLTAAVELARRGFSVAVFEAKSTVGGGARTEELTLPGFRHDPCSAAHPLGINSPAFRALPLERYGLEWLHAELPMAHPLPDGPAAVLARTVGETAASFGPRDAGAYRRLIEPFLPKWDTLARDFMSLPMTALPRDPVTLARFGLAGLPPSTLLMRRFRDEPARALFSGLVAHVMAPLGGFATGAIGLVFALAAHARGWPVARGGSQSLSDALAGYLSDLGGSIHTDYEVKRLDDLPPARAYVFDTSPTALARIAGFGNHYAGYRYGPGVFKIDYALDGPVPWTAKEARAAGTVQVGASSAEIGAALRAASQEGRAPDKPFLITVQPSVVDPTRAPDGKHVFWAYGHVPHGWTGDLTDAIERQLERFAPGFRDRVLARATAGPPEIAARNANYIGGDIACGAASGLQLLLRPKLTLFPYSTPHPAVFICSSATPPGPGVHGMSGHNAAKAVWKRLRQT; this is translated from the coding sequence ATGCTCGATGCCGTCGTAGTGGGTGCGGGGCCGAACGGACTGACCGCGGCCGTGGAGCTGGCCCGCCGCGGCTTCTCCGTCGCCGTCTTCGAGGCCAAGAGCACCGTGGGCGGCGGTGCCCGCACCGAAGAGCTCACCCTCCCCGGCTTCCGGCACGACCCGTGCTCCGCGGCCCACCCGCTCGGCATCAACTCACCGGCGTTCCGCGCCCTGCCGCTCGAGCGGTACGGCCTGGAGTGGCTGCACGCCGAGCTGCCCATGGCGCATCCCCTCCCGGACGGCCCGGCGGCCGTCCTGGCCCGGACGGTCGGTGAGACGGCCGCTTCCTTCGGCCCGCGCGACGCCGGTGCCTACCGCAGGCTCATCGAGCCCTTCCTGCCCAAGTGGGACACCCTCGCCCGGGACTTCATGTCCCTGCCGATGACCGCCCTGCCCCGCGACCCGGTGACCCTCGCCCGCTTCGGGCTGGCCGGGCTTCCCCCGTCGACGCTGCTGATGCGCCGCTTCCGCGACGAACCGGCCAGGGCCCTGTTCTCCGGGCTCGTGGCCCATGTCATGGCGCCGCTCGGCGGCTTCGCCACCGGCGCGATCGGCCTGGTCTTCGCCCTCGCGGCGCACGCCCGCGGCTGGCCCGTCGCCCGCGGCGGCTCCCAGTCCCTCTCCGACGCCCTCGCCGGTTACCTGTCGGACCTCGGCGGCAGCATCCACACCGACTACGAGGTCAAGCGCCTCGACGACCTGCCGCCGGCCCGGGCGTACGTCTTCGACACCTCGCCCACCGCCCTGGCCCGCATCGCGGGCTTCGGCAACCACTACGCCGGCTACCGCTACGGGCCGGGCGTCTTCAAGATCGACTACGCGCTCGACGGCCCCGTCCCCTGGACCGCGAAGGAGGCCCGCGCCGCCGGCACGGTGCAGGTCGGCGCGAGCAGCGCGGAGATCGGCGCCGCCCTGCGCGCGGCCTCCCAGGAGGGCAGGGCCCCCGACAAGCCGTTCCTGATCACGGTCCAGCCGAGCGTCGTCGACCCCACCCGGGCCCCGGACGGCAAGCACGTCTTCTGGGCCTACGGGCACGTCCCGCACGGCTGGACCGGCGACCTCACCGACGCCATCGAGCGCCAACTGGAGCGCTTCGCCCCGGGGTTCCGCGACCGCGTCCTGGCCCGCGCCACGGCCGGCCCGCCCGAAATCGCCGCCCGCAACGCCAACTACATCGGCGGGGACATCGCCTGCGGCGCCGCCTCCGGCCTCCAACTGCTGCTGCGCCCCAAGCTCACCCTGTTCCCCTACAGCACCCCGCACCCGGCCGTCTTCATCTGCTCGTCGGCGACCCCGCCGGGCCCCGGAGTGCACGGCATGTCGGGCCACAACGCGGCGAAGGCGGTCTGGAAGCGACTGAGGCAGACATGA
- a CDS encoding O-acetyl-ADP-ribose deacetylase, with amino-acid sequence MTAIELVRGDITRESVDAIVNAANSSLLGGGGVDGAIHRRGGPAILEECRRLRAAHLGKGLPTGQAVATTAGNLDARWVIHTVGPRFTPEQDRSELLASCYRESLRVADELGARTVAFPAVSAGIYGWPMEDAARIAVETVLATHTAVLEVRFVLFDDRAYEAFATQLR; translated from the coding sequence ATGACCGCCATCGAACTGGTCCGGGGTGACATCACCCGCGAGAGCGTCGACGCGATCGTCAACGCGGCCAACTCCTCCTTGCTGGGCGGGGGAGGGGTCGACGGGGCGATCCACCGCCGCGGCGGGCCCGCGATCCTGGAGGAGTGCCGCCGGCTGCGGGCCGCGCACCTCGGCAAGGGGCTGCCGACCGGCCAGGCGGTCGCCACCACCGCCGGGAACCTGGACGCCCGCTGGGTCATCCACACCGTCGGCCCGCGTTTCACCCCCGAGCAGGATCGGTCGGAGTTGCTGGCTTCCTGCTATCGGGAGTCGCTGCGGGTCGCCGACGAACTGGGCGCCCGTACGGTGGCCTTTCCCGCCGTCTCCGCCGGGATCTATGGGTGGCCGATGGAGGATGCCGCCCGGATCGCGGTGGAGACGGTCCTGGCCACGCACACGGCGGTGCTGGAGGTCCGGTTCGTGCTCTTCGACGATCGGGCTTATGAGGCTTTCGCCACGCAACTGCGCTGA